In one Diprion similis isolate iyDipSimi1 chromosome 6, iyDipSimi1.1, whole genome shotgun sequence genomic region, the following are encoded:
- the LOC124407669 gene encoding protein strawberry notch-like isoform X3 encodes MSTKRYKAEEVSEDSSAGSGSDFDDDEDPDKIEVPGGGKDLATAAGIGGIKEEKPLVPAPLLKGHGGVSTFVEPSPLLNQKFANKLPGGLVTKTNAAPGYEMLRVGGSQGTPGFLGVGGMGPVGQMAANNPYAFPPSLASLAGYNPAALFQHSKSPSAMEMSNMMGMGSLMGLGSMAGLNPFMLQQFLSQNGMHPNWSGGLSGKAVSQLWMNSGDPGKMNMQPTLPEEEEVDDEDMGVAETYADYMPTKLKLGRKHPDPVVETASLSSVEPTDVWYKVVIPEEIIRSGALSALQLESITYASQQHEHLLPDGTRAGFLIGDGAGVGKGRTIAGIIFENYLRGRKRAIWVSVSNDLKYDAERDLKDIGAGKIEVHPLNKFKYAKISSAVNSNVKKGVIFSTYSALIGESSQSGGKYKSRLKQLLQWCGEDFDGLIVFDECHRAKNLCPTGSSKPTKTGLTVLELQNKLPKARVVYASATGASEPRNMAYMVRCGMWGEGTPFPEFTDFIAAVEKRGVGAMEIVAMDMKLRGMYIARQLSFHGVAFKIEEVPLSKEFTKVYDTSVKLWVEAMQKFQEAAELIDAENRMKKTMWGQFWSSHQRFFKYLCIAAKVKHAVAVAREAVKCGKCVVIGLQSTGEARTLEQLERDDGELSDFVSTAKGVLQTLVEKHFPAPDRNRIHRLLGLEPPKSSKSHNGDLDEAGGSTGKRKPVRQAAQRASKKVKTWSTDDDVSEDDRNGGGRSSGSEFKLSGTESEEDNRSDDESNASSDFNPFYSDSDSDADPWDRRKKKGKKHKKSPKKRLSTQDKIQSMLASKTSHNKNKRNGDSGMGMPGMGLPMSQAPPRDAIERACCIKEELLAQIESLGDKLPPNTLDQLIDELGGPENVAEMTGRKGRVVQTEDGAIQYESRSEVDVPLETLNLTEKQRFMDGEKTVAIISEAASSGISLQSDRRARNQMRRVHITLELPWSADRAIQQFGRTHRSNQVNAPEYIFLISDLAGERRFASIVAKRLESLGALTHGDRRATETRDLSQFNIDNKYGRAALEATMKTIMGYESPLVPPPQDYKGEFFKDVADALVGVGLICNSESMPGVLTLDKDYNNMSKFLNRILGMPVDLQNRLFKYFTDTLNAIVTQAKKTGRFDMGILDLGTSGENVKRVKLYRFLRKHATGIAPTELHIVHVERGMSWAEAMDRWESLTGSKEGFYLSHQVRNGKQTAILAVAVESGKKKGENRKDHLYTVYRPNTGLQLRQETLGELEKKYKKVETEEAEPHWTQQYDASVDTCSHAYWRGNCKNTTLGLDCEVGLRRRSYNVLAGSVLSVWSRVENVLATRSGHNSKMQVVRLRTDESLKIVGTLIPKSCMEALREALSSDAEKTEEQTF; translated from the exons ATG TCGACAAAGAGGTACAAAGCTGAAGAAGTCAGCGAAGACAGCAGCGCAGGTAGTGGCAGTGATTTTGATGACGATGAGGATCCAGATAAAATAGAAGTACCAG GTGGTGGGAAAGATCTGGCAACAGCTGCAGGCATTGGCGGGATTAAAGAGGAGAAACCATTGGTTCCAGCTCCTTTGCTCAAGGGACATGGCGGAGTTAGCA CATTCGTGGAACCTTCACCGT TACTCAaccaaaaatttgcaaataaacTTCCGGGTGGTCTAGTGACAAAAACCAACGCTGCTCCGGGCTACGAGATGCTTCGTGTCGGCGGGTCTCAGGGGACACCAGGCTTCCTGGGTGTCGGTGGAATGGGGCCGGTTGGACAAATGGCTGCTAATAATCCCTATGCATTTCCACCGAGCCTTGCTAGTTTAGCAGGTTACAATCCCGCTGCCCTTTTTCAACATAGTAAGTCACCCTCTG CAATGGAAATGAGCAACATGATGGGAATGGGTAGTCTAATGGGCCTTGGATCTATGGCTGGTCTAAACCCATTCATGCTGCAACAATTCCTAAGCCAAAACGGAATGCATCCAAATTGGTCCGGAGGATTGTCAG GTAAAGCCGTGTCTCAATTGTGGATGAATTCCGGTGATCCGGGAAAAATGAACATGCAGCCGACATTgccagaagaagaagaagtggaTGACGAAGATATGGGTGTTGCAGAAACCTACGCAGACTATATGCCCACAAAAT taaaactAGGCCGAAAGCATCCTGATCCTGTTGTGGAAACCGCTTCATTATCTAGCGTGGAGCCGACAGATGTGTGGTACAAAGTTGTCATCCCTGAAGAGATTATTCGGTCCGGAGCCTTGTCCGCGTTGCAACTAGAATCAATAACATATGCATCGCAGCAACACGAGCATTTATTACCAGATGGTACAAGAGCTGGTTTTCTCATAGGAGATGGAGCTGGAGTAGGAAAAGGTCGAACAATAGCtggaataatatttgaaaactatTTAAGAGGTAGAAAACGGGCGATCTGGGTATCTGTTTCTAATGATTTGAAATACGATGCTGAACGAGACTTGAAAGACATAGGTGcaggaaaaattgaagtgcatccattgaataaatttaaatatgcGAAGATATCGTCAGCcgtaaattcaaacgttaagAAAGGTGTTATATTCAGTACTTATTCAGCCCTCATCGGCGAATCTTCTCAAAGTGGGGGTAAATACAAAAGCCGACTGAAGCAGCTATTACAGTGGTGCGGCGAAGACTTTGATGGGTTAATTGTGTTCGACGAGTGTCACAGAGCGAAAAATCTCTGCCCTACTGGTAGTTCAAAACCAACAAAAACTGGCCTGACGGTCCTAGAACTTCAAAACAAATTGCCTAAGGCACGAGTTGTATATGCTTCCGCAACGGGGGCATCCGAACCAAGGAATATGGCTTACATGGTGAGATGTGGTATGTGGGGAGAAGGGACACCTTTTCCGGAGTTCACTGACTTCATCGCTGCTGTAGAAAAAAGAGGTGTTGGCGCTATGGAAATTGTAGCTATGGACATGAAGTTGCGAGGAATGTATATAGCCAGACAGCTCAGCTTTCACGGTGTGGcattcaaaattgaagaagTTCCTTTATCCAAAGAATTTACAAAAGTGTATGACACATCTGTGAAACTG tggGTTGAAGCTATGCAGAAATTCCAAGAAGCTGCTGAACTTATTGATGCCGAAAacaggatgaaaaaaacaatgtgGGGGCAATTCTGGTCTTCGcatcaaagatttttcaagtatcTTTGTATAGCTGCTAAAGTTAAACATGCGGTAGCAGTTGCTCGTGAAGCAGTGAAATGTGGCAAATGTGTCGTGATAGGTCTACAATCTACTGGAGAAGCCCGTACTTTAGAACAACTAGAGAGAGATGATGGTGAACTCAGTGACTTTGTTTCAACAGCAAA GGGGGTTCTTCAAACTTTGGTAGAAAAACACTTCCCAGCACCTGATCGAAATCGAATACATCGATTACTTGGACTTGAGCCGCCAAAATCCAGCAAATCTCATAATGGAGACTTGGATGAAGCAGGAGGTTCAACAGGGAAACGTAAACCAGTGCGACAAGCTGCACAGAGAGCATCGAAGAAGGTCAAGACATGGTCTACCGACGATGATGTGTCTGAGGATGACAGAAATGGCGGTGGCCGGAGTTCTGGATCAGAGTTCAAACTCTCCGGAACTGAAAGTGAAGAAGACAATCGTAGTGACGACGAAAGTAACGCTAGTTCTGACTTTAATCCTTTCTACAGTGACAGTGATTCTGATGCAG ATCCATGGgacaggaggaaaaaaaaggggaagaaacataaaaaatcacCGAAAAAACGTCTAAGTACGCAAGATAAAATTCAGTCGATGCTTGCAAGTAAAACATCacataacaaaaacaaacggaacggTGACAGTGGTATGGGAATGCCTGGAATGGGCTTGCCAATGTCGCAAGCTCCACCGCGTGATGCTATCGAGCGTGCCTGTTGCATTAAAGAAGAATTACTGGCCCAGATCGAATCTCTTGGTGACAAATTACCTCCAAATACACTAGATCAACTTATCGACGAATTAGGCGGTCCTGAAAACGTTGCTGAAATGACGGGTAGAAAAGGTCGAGTTGTTCAGACTGAGGATGGTGCGATTCAATATGAATCTCGATCGGAAGTAGATGTTCCATTAGAAACTTTGAATTTAACAGAAAAACAAAGGTTTATGGATGGCGAAAAAACGGTAGCAATCATTTCCGAGGCCGCGAGCAGTGGTATTTCCTTGCAAAGCGATAGGCGGGCTAGAAATCAAATGCGAAGAGTACACATTACTCTAGAACTGCCATGGAGTGCCGACAGAGCTATCCAACAATTTGGAAGAACTCATAGATCCAATCAAGTCAATGCGCCAGAGTACATTTTTCTGATATCCGACTTGGCTGGCGAACGAAGATTTGCTTCAATCGTAGCAAAACGTTTAGAAAGCTTGGGGGCTTTAACACACGGTGATCGAAGAGCTACAGAAACAAGAGATTTGTCACAGTTTAATATTGATAACAAATATGGTAGGGCTGCATTAGAAGCCACTATGAAAACAATAATGGGTTATGAAAGCCCGCTGGTTCCACCACCGCAAGATTACAAAGGAGAATTCTTCAAAGACGTCGCAGATGCCCTGGTTGGGGTTGGACTAATTTGTAATAGTGAAAGCATGCCAGGTGTCTTGACCTTAGACAAAGATTACAACAATATGTCCAAATTCCTCAACAGAATTTTAGGCATGCCCGTCGATTTACAAAATAGACTTTTTAAGTACTTCACCGACACGTTGAATGCGATAGTGACTCAGGCAAAGAAAACTGGCCGTTTTGATATGGGGATTCTCGATTTGGGTACATCTGGTGAAAACGTTAAGAGAGTAAAATTGTACCgatttttacgaaaacacgcAACCGGCATTGCGCCAACGGAGCTACACATCGTTCACGTCGAGAGAGGGATGAGCTGGGCAGAAGCTATGGATCGGTGGGAATCACTAACAGGATCCAAAGAAGGCTTTTACCTAAGTCATCAGGTCAGAAACGGAAAGCAGACAGCTATATTGGCTGTGGCAGTCGAAAGTGGcaagaaaaaaggagaaaatagaAAGGACCACCTTTACACAGTCTATAG gcCTAATACGGGTCTGCAGTTGCGACAAGAGACATTGGGCGAATTAgagaaaaagtacaaaaaggTGGAAACTGAAGAAGCCGAACCACATTGGACTCAGCAGTACGACGCGTCAGTAGACACGTGTTCTCATGCGTACTGGCGaggaaattgcaaaaataccACATTGGGACTGGATTGTGAAGTTGGATTGCGTAGGCGATCTTACAATGTACTTGCAGGATCGGTGCTGAGCGTGTGGAGTCGAGTTGAAAATGTACTAGCTACAAGATCTGGCCACAATTCAAAGATGCAGGTTGTGCGTTTGAGAACTG ATGAGAGCTTAAAAATAGTGGGCACGTTAATCCCAAAATCTTGTATGGAAGCATTGCGTGAAGCTCTCTCATCAGATGCCGAAAAAACTGAGGAGCAAACATTCTGA
- the LOC124407669 gene encoding protein strawberry notch-like isoform X1 encodes MPRPKRTSTKRYKAEEVSEDSSAGSGSDFDDDEDPDKIEVPGGGKDLATAAGIGGIKEEKPLVPAPLLKGHGGVSTFVEPSPLLNQKFANKLPGGLVTKTNAAPGYEMLRVGGSQGTPGFLGVGGMGPVGQMAANNPYAFPPSLASLAGYNPAALFQHSKSPSAMEMSNMMGMGSLMGLGSMAGLNPFMLQQFLSQNGMHPNWSGGLSGKAVSQLWMNSGDPGKMNMQPTLPEEEEVDDEDMGVAETYADYMPTKLKLGRKHPDPVVETASLSSVEPTDVWYKVVIPEEIIRSGALSALQLESITYASQQHEHLLPDGTRAGFLIGDGAGVGKGRTIAGIIFENYLRGRKRAIWVSVSNDLKYDAERDLKDIGAGKIEVHPLNKFKYAKISSAVNSNVKKGVIFSTYSALIGESSQSGGKYKSRLKQLLQWCGEDFDGLIVFDECHRAKNLCPTGSSKPTKTGLTVLELQNKLPKARVVYASATGASEPRNMAYMVRCGMWGEGTPFPEFTDFIAAVEKRGVGAMEIVAMDMKLRGMYIARQLSFHGVAFKIEEVPLSKEFTKVYDTSVKLWVEAMQKFQEAAELIDAENRMKKTMWGQFWSSHQRFFKYLCIAAKVKHAVAVAREAVKCGKCVVIGLQSTGEARTLEQLERDDGELSDFVSTAKGVLQTLVEKHFPAPDRNRIHRLLGLEPPKSSKSHNGDLDEAGGSTGKRKPVRQAAQRASKKVKTWSTDDDVSEDDRNGGGRSSGSEFKLSGTESEEDNRSDDESNASSDFNPFYSDSDSDADPWDRRKKKGKKHKKSPKKRLSTQDKIQSMLASKTSHNKNKRNGDSGMGMPGMGLPMSQAPPRDAIERACCIKEELLAQIESLGDKLPPNTLDQLIDELGGPENVAEMTGRKGRVVQTEDGAIQYESRSEVDVPLETLNLTEKQRFMDGEKTVAIISEAASSGISLQSDRRARNQMRRVHITLELPWSADRAIQQFGRTHRSNQVNAPEYIFLISDLAGERRFASIVAKRLESLGALTHGDRRATETRDLSQFNIDNKYGRAALEATMKTIMGYESPLVPPPQDYKGEFFKDVADALVGVGLICNSESMPGVLTLDKDYNNMSKFLNRILGMPVDLQNRLFKYFTDTLNAIVTQAKKTGRFDMGILDLGTSGENVKRVKLYRFLRKHATGIAPTELHIVHVERGMSWAEAMDRWESLTGSKEGFYLSHQVRNGKQTAILAVAVESGKKKGENRKDHLYTVYRPNTGLQLRQETLGELEKKYKKVETEEAEPHWTQQYDASVDTCSHAYWRGNCKNTTLGLDCEVGLRRRSYNVLAGSVLSVWSRVENVLATRSGHNSKMQVVRLRTDESLKIVGTLIPKSCMEALREALSSDAEKTEEQTF; translated from the exons ATGCCCAGGCCGAAACGAACC TCGACAAAGAGGTACAAAGCTGAAGAAGTCAGCGAAGACAGCAGCGCAGGTAGTGGCAGTGATTTTGATGACGATGAGGATCCAGATAAAATAGAAGTACCAG GTGGTGGGAAAGATCTGGCAACAGCTGCAGGCATTGGCGGGATTAAAGAGGAGAAACCATTGGTTCCAGCTCCTTTGCTCAAGGGACATGGCGGAGTTAGCA CATTCGTGGAACCTTCACCGT TACTCAaccaaaaatttgcaaataaacTTCCGGGTGGTCTAGTGACAAAAACCAACGCTGCTCCGGGCTACGAGATGCTTCGTGTCGGCGGGTCTCAGGGGACACCAGGCTTCCTGGGTGTCGGTGGAATGGGGCCGGTTGGACAAATGGCTGCTAATAATCCCTATGCATTTCCACCGAGCCTTGCTAGTTTAGCAGGTTACAATCCCGCTGCCCTTTTTCAACATAGTAAGTCACCCTCTG CAATGGAAATGAGCAACATGATGGGAATGGGTAGTCTAATGGGCCTTGGATCTATGGCTGGTCTAAACCCATTCATGCTGCAACAATTCCTAAGCCAAAACGGAATGCATCCAAATTGGTCCGGAGGATTGTCAG GTAAAGCCGTGTCTCAATTGTGGATGAATTCCGGTGATCCGGGAAAAATGAACATGCAGCCGACATTgccagaagaagaagaagtggaTGACGAAGATATGGGTGTTGCAGAAACCTACGCAGACTATATGCCCACAAAAT taaaactAGGCCGAAAGCATCCTGATCCTGTTGTGGAAACCGCTTCATTATCTAGCGTGGAGCCGACAGATGTGTGGTACAAAGTTGTCATCCCTGAAGAGATTATTCGGTCCGGAGCCTTGTCCGCGTTGCAACTAGAATCAATAACATATGCATCGCAGCAACACGAGCATTTATTACCAGATGGTACAAGAGCTGGTTTTCTCATAGGAGATGGAGCTGGAGTAGGAAAAGGTCGAACAATAGCtggaataatatttgaaaactatTTAAGAGGTAGAAAACGGGCGATCTGGGTATCTGTTTCTAATGATTTGAAATACGATGCTGAACGAGACTTGAAAGACATAGGTGcaggaaaaattgaagtgcatccattgaataaatttaaatatgcGAAGATATCGTCAGCcgtaaattcaaacgttaagAAAGGTGTTATATTCAGTACTTATTCAGCCCTCATCGGCGAATCTTCTCAAAGTGGGGGTAAATACAAAAGCCGACTGAAGCAGCTATTACAGTGGTGCGGCGAAGACTTTGATGGGTTAATTGTGTTCGACGAGTGTCACAGAGCGAAAAATCTCTGCCCTACTGGTAGTTCAAAACCAACAAAAACTGGCCTGACGGTCCTAGAACTTCAAAACAAATTGCCTAAGGCACGAGTTGTATATGCTTCCGCAACGGGGGCATCCGAACCAAGGAATATGGCTTACATGGTGAGATGTGGTATGTGGGGAGAAGGGACACCTTTTCCGGAGTTCACTGACTTCATCGCTGCTGTAGAAAAAAGAGGTGTTGGCGCTATGGAAATTGTAGCTATGGACATGAAGTTGCGAGGAATGTATATAGCCAGACAGCTCAGCTTTCACGGTGTGGcattcaaaattgaagaagTTCCTTTATCCAAAGAATTTACAAAAGTGTATGACACATCTGTGAAACTG tggGTTGAAGCTATGCAGAAATTCCAAGAAGCTGCTGAACTTATTGATGCCGAAAacaggatgaaaaaaacaatgtgGGGGCAATTCTGGTCTTCGcatcaaagatttttcaagtatcTTTGTATAGCTGCTAAAGTTAAACATGCGGTAGCAGTTGCTCGTGAAGCAGTGAAATGTGGCAAATGTGTCGTGATAGGTCTACAATCTACTGGAGAAGCCCGTACTTTAGAACAACTAGAGAGAGATGATGGTGAACTCAGTGACTTTGTTTCAACAGCAAA GGGGGTTCTTCAAACTTTGGTAGAAAAACACTTCCCAGCACCTGATCGAAATCGAATACATCGATTACTTGGACTTGAGCCGCCAAAATCCAGCAAATCTCATAATGGAGACTTGGATGAAGCAGGAGGTTCAACAGGGAAACGTAAACCAGTGCGACAAGCTGCACAGAGAGCATCGAAGAAGGTCAAGACATGGTCTACCGACGATGATGTGTCTGAGGATGACAGAAATGGCGGTGGCCGGAGTTCTGGATCAGAGTTCAAACTCTCCGGAACTGAAAGTGAAGAAGACAATCGTAGTGACGACGAAAGTAACGCTAGTTCTGACTTTAATCCTTTCTACAGTGACAGTGATTCTGATGCAG ATCCATGGgacaggaggaaaaaaaaggggaagaaacataaaaaatcacCGAAAAAACGTCTAAGTACGCAAGATAAAATTCAGTCGATGCTTGCAAGTAAAACATCacataacaaaaacaaacggaacggTGACAGTGGTATGGGAATGCCTGGAATGGGCTTGCCAATGTCGCAAGCTCCACCGCGTGATGCTATCGAGCGTGCCTGTTGCATTAAAGAAGAATTACTGGCCCAGATCGAATCTCTTGGTGACAAATTACCTCCAAATACACTAGATCAACTTATCGACGAATTAGGCGGTCCTGAAAACGTTGCTGAAATGACGGGTAGAAAAGGTCGAGTTGTTCAGACTGAGGATGGTGCGATTCAATATGAATCTCGATCGGAAGTAGATGTTCCATTAGAAACTTTGAATTTAACAGAAAAACAAAGGTTTATGGATGGCGAAAAAACGGTAGCAATCATTTCCGAGGCCGCGAGCAGTGGTATTTCCTTGCAAAGCGATAGGCGGGCTAGAAATCAAATGCGAAGAGTACACATTACTCTAGAACTGCCATGGAGTGCCGACAGAGCTATCCAACAATTTGGAAGAACTCATAGATCCAATCAAGTCAATGCGCCAGAGTACATTTTTCTGATATCCGACTTGGCTGGCGAACGAAGATTTGCTTCAATCGTAGCAAAACGTTTAGAAAGCTTGGGGGCTTTAACACACGGTGATCGAAGAGCTACAGAAACAAGAGATTTGTCACAGTTTAATATTGATAACAAATATGGTAGGGCTGCATTAGAAGCCACTATGAAAACAATAATGGGTTATGAAAGCCCGCTGGTTCCACCACCGCAAGATTACAAAGGAGAATTCTTCAAAGACGTCGCAGATGCCCTGGTTGGGGTTGGACTAATTTGTAATAGTGAAAGCATGCCAGGTGTCTTGACCTTAGACAAAGATTACAACAATATGTCCAAATTCCTCAACAGAATTTTAGGCATGCCCGTCGATTTACAAAATAGACTTTTTAAGTACTTCACCGACACGTTGAATGCGATAGTGACTCAGGCAAAGAAAACTGGCCGTTTTGATATGGGGATTCTCGATTTGGGTACATCTGGTGAAAACGTTAAGAGAGTAAAATTGTACCgatttttacgaaaacacgcAACCGGCATTGCGCCAACGGAGCTACACATCGTTCACGTCGAGAGAGGGATGAGCTGGGCAGAAGCTATGGATCGGTGGGAATCACTAACAGGATCCAAAGAAGGCTTTTACCTAAGTCATCAGGTCAGAAACGGAAAGCAGACAGCTATATTGGCTGTGGCAGTCGAAAGTGGcaagaaaaaaggagaaaatagaAAGGACCACCTTTACACAGTCTATAG gcCTAATACGGGTCTGCAGTTGCGACAAGAGACATTGGGCGAATTAgagaaaaagtacaaaaaggTGGAAACTGAAGAAGCCGAACCACATTGGACTCAGCAGTACGACGCGTCAGTAGACACGTGTTCTCATGCGTACTGGCGaggaaattgcaaaaataccACATTGGGACTGGATTGTGAAGTTGGATTGCGTAGGCGATCTTACAATGTACTTGCAGGATCGGTGCTGAGCGTGTGGAGTCGAGTTGAAAATGTACTAGCTACAAGATCTGGCCACAATTCAAAGATGCAGGTTGTGCGTTTGAGAACTG ATGAGAGCTTAAAAATAGTGGGCACGTTAATCCCAAAATCTTGTATGGAAGCATTGCGTGAAGCTCTCTCATCAGATGCCGAAAAAACTGAGGAGCAAACATTCTGA